The genomic stretch ACTTAAGATCCATGGAGAAGGAGAATGGAAAGTCAAGGTGCACGGGAAGGATAAACGCAGGACATGGAGAAAATTGCACATGGGAATAGATGCAAAAACCCAGGATATTATCTGCTGTGAGCTGACACGTAATGATAAAGGAGATGCTGAGATAGCAGAGGAGATGCTAGGAAAATTACCTTGCAAGGTGAAATCTGTGAGAGGCGATGGAGCTTATGACCCCAGTAGATTTCGTAAGAAGGTCCATGAGAAAGGAGGGACGTGCATTGTCCCGCCGCCAAAAGATGCAGTATACAAAGGTAAGGAGGAGTCGGGCTGGGAAAAAGAACGGGATGATACGATTGCCACAATTCACGGATTTGGTGGGGATGAGATAGGAAGAAAACTTTGGAAGATGTGCTCAGGTTACCACGAAAGGTCGTTGGTGGAGACGGCAATGTTTAGGGTTAAGAAGCTGTTGGGAGATGGATTGAAAGCTCGTTCAATGGGATCTCAGAAGACAGAAGCTATTTGCAAGTGCATGGTAATTAACAAGATGAATAAACTTGGAATGCCAAGGTTTGACTGGGTGTTTGAAGCAGCCTAAAGGCTGCATAGGGTTAGGGTGAACCTTGTACCTTAGTTGGCAACCCTATATTTTATGCTGTGAGGGCTATTGTGCAACAAGGCCGGTTTTTGTTGAGTGACATAATCAATTAAATGGTGATGAA from Chlamydiales bacterium STE3 encodes the following:
- a CDS encoding Transposase DDE domain protein (Product derived from UniProtKB/Trembl:A0A010KA72), which produces LKIHGEGEWKVKVHGKDKRRTWRKLHMGIDAKTQDIICCELTRNDKGDAEIAEEMLGKLPCKVKSVRGDGAYDPSRFRKKVHEKGGTCIVPPPKDAVYKGKEESGWEKERDDTIATIHGFGGDEIGRKLWKMCSGYHERSLVETAMFRVKKLLGDGLKARSMGSQKTEAICKCMVINKMNKLGMPRFDWVFEAA